In the genome of Streptomyces sp. Tu 3180, the window CGATCAGGGCGAGGACCACGGACAGCGGGATGGACACCGCGGTGACCAGGGTCGAGCGGACCGACGCCAGGAAGACCAGGATCACCAGGACCGCGAAGAGCAGACCGAGCGCGCCCTCGGTGGTCAGGCCCTCGATGGCCTGGGACACGGCCGGGCCCTGGTCGCTGACCACGGTGAGCGTGGCGCCGGAGCCGAGGTCCTCGCGCAGGTCGGGGAGCATCTCCTCGACGGCCTCGGAGATCGCGACCGCGCTGCCGTCGTGGTCCATGGTCGCCATCACGGCGAGGCTGGGCTCGCCGTTGGTCCGGGTGAGGGAGTCGGCCCTGGCCTCCTCCTGCTCCACCGCGGCCACGTCACCGAGGCGGACCGGCTTGCCCTTGCCGGGCTCGCCGGTGACCATCAGGTCCTCGATCTGCCGCAGCGAGGTGAAGCCGGCGCCCACCTGGACGGTGCGGTTGGCTCCGTCCTCGTCGAAGGAGCCGGCCGGGACGGTCGCCCCGCCGGCCTGGAGGGCCTGGGACAGCGACTGCGGCGTGAGCCCCGCCTTCGCCAGCTTCGCGGTGTCGGGGGTGACGGTGACCTGGAGGTCCCGCACGCCGTCCACCGTGACCTGGCCGACGCCCTCGACGTCCTCCAGGGCGGGCACCACGGTCCGGTCGAGCTGGTCGGCGAGTGCCTGCTGGTCCTTGTCGGAGGTGACGGCGAGGACCACGGTCGGCATGTCGTCCGTGGAACCGGCGACGACCTGCGGGTCCACGTCGTCCGGGAGCTGGGCGCGGGCCCGGTTGACTGCCTGCTGGACGTCGGCGACGAGCTGCTGGGTGTCGTTGCCGTAGTCGAAGGACGCCATGATCACGGCGTTGCCCTCGCTGGCCGTCGAGGTGACGCCGGTGAGGCCGTCGACGGCCTCCAGGCTGTTCTCGACGGGCTCGACGACCTGGTTCTCGACCACGTCCGGGGAGGCGCCCTGGTACGGCGCCACCACGGAGACCATGGGCAGTTCGATGGTGGGCAGCAGTTGCTGCTTGAGCTGGGGTATCGCGATCACCCCGAAGACGAGCGCGATGATCGACATCAGTCCGATCAGCGCCCGTTGCGCGAGGCTGAATCTGGACAGCCAGGACATGGGTTACGGGTCTCTCTTCTGTGAGCGGCAGAAGTGCACGGTCGGGCGCAGCCGGGCGCCCGCTCTACACCCTGGGCCATCGGCAGGGGGTGATCCGTAGGCCCGTGGTCCATTTCTGGTGCGGCGCGTACTCCCGCCGCAGTACGCCCGCCGGTGTTCAGTCCACCCTCGGACGGACCAGGCCCGACTCGTAGGCGATGACCACCAGCTGGGCCCGGTCCCGGGCGCCCAGCTTGGCCATGGCCCGGTTGACGTGCGTCTTCACGGTCAGCGGACTGACGTCGAGGCGTTCGGCGATCTCGTCGTTGGAGTGCCCGCCGGCGACCTGGACGAGCACCTCGCGCTCGCGGCCGGTGAGCGAGTCGAGGCGTTCGGCGCGGGCGGGGTCGCGGCCGGCTTCGCCGGCCGTGCCCTCCTGGGCGAGGAAGCGGGCGATCAGGCCCTTGGTGGCGGCCGGGGAGAGCAGGGCCTCGCCCCCGGCGGCGATCCGGATGGCGTTCAGCAGCTCCTCGGGCTCGGAGCCCTTGCCGAGGAAGCCGGAGGCGCCGGCGCGCAGCGACTGCACCACGTAGTCGTCGACCTCGAAGGTCGTCAGG includes:
- a CDS encoding response regulator transcription factor; its protein translation is MTIRVLLADDQALLRSAFRVLVDSEPDMEVVGEASDGAEAVRLAREQRADVVLMDIRMPGTDGLAATRMISEDPGLAAVRVVILTTFEVDDYVVQSLRAGASGFLGKGSEPEELLNAIRIAAGGEALLSPAATKGLIARFLAQEGTAGEAGRDPARAERLDSLTGREREVLVQVAGGHSNDEIAERLDVSPLTVKTHVNRAMAKLGARDRAQLVVIAYESGLVRPRVD